A region of Methermicoccus shengliensis DSM 18856 DNA encodes the following proteins:
- a CDS encoding UPF0228 family protein — MMRKRLYLGILALLIIASLLIYNFSSPIVIEGIVDHKAVTGVKGDTSYTILLNRPAENGSWIIVKDKDYEMFFLKKEKNALISESVEDEMKKKYSDIKYLVSIRLDSRDPINGIGKGDTLAYFVSRDEFNRVRIGDKVKFEVSREKCTIRRILQIERTALVGGLFIAFREEITKDEILSLLDECNIQSSYIKGVDYMSHYYAIVPGDKLKEIEFLHNDGFKELNTTLYYSDEDILKKDRGYVIFFEGEASLDDAKQILNPYDIKIKEINWNYVRFLEPVSEEIAKEWKNKLEVESDVLRVILDCYYDTSYEDKNNHGRLYPETVEYTYFDDYKLINNTDSFLIKTYKPLTEEQIKILRNSGVRKLSASEIETVYHSLIEENRVEEVKDLDFIEDVYQYKTK, encoded by the coding sequence ATGATGAGAAAAAGATTATATCTTGGAATATTGGCTTTGTTGATCATAGCGTCTTTGCTAATTTACAACTTTTCATCACCTATCGTTATTGAAGGTATTGTTGATCATAAAGCGGTAACAGGGGTGAAAGGTGATACATCATACACAATCTTACTTAATCGTCCAGCTGAAAATGGATCGTGGATTATAGTAAAAGATAAAGATTACGAGATGTTCTTTTTGAAGAAAGAAAAGAATGCCCTCATTAGCGAGTCCGTAGAGGATGAAATGAAGAAGAAGTATTCCGATATCAAATACCTTGTCTCCATAAGATTGGATTCCAGAGACCCAATCAATGGTATTGGGAAAGGAGATACTTTAGCATACTTTGTGAGCAGAGACGAATTCAACAGGGTTAGAATAGGTGATAAGGTGAAATTTGAGGTTTCAAGAGAGAAATGCACGATCAGGAGAATTTTGCAAATCGAGAGAACAGCTTTGGTTGGCGGACTCTTTATTGCTTTTAGGGAAGAGATAACGAAAGATGAAATACTGTCTCTCCTTGATGAATGCAACATCCAGAGCTCTTACATAAAAGGCGTTGACTATATGTCTCACTATTATGCAATTGTTCCCGGGGATAAATTGAAGGAGATTGAGTTTCTTCATAATGATGGGTTTAAAGAACTGAACACAACACTTTATTATTCTGATGAAGATATCTTGAAGAAAGATAGGGGTTATGTTATTTTCTTTGAAGGGGAAGCATCCTTAGATGATGCCAAGCAAATCCTGAATCCCTATGACATAAAAATAAAAGAGATTAACTGGAATTACGTAAGATTTTTAGAACCAGTTTCGGAAGAAATAGCTAAAGAATGGAAAAATAAGCTGGAGGTTGAAAGTGATGTGCTACGCGTAATATTAGATTGCTACTATGACACTTCCTATGAAGATAAAAACAATCACGGGAGATTATACCCAGAAACTGTGGAATACACGTATTTTGATGATTATAAACTGATAAACAATACGGATTCCTTTTTAATCAAGACCTACAAACCACTGACGGAAGAACAAATCAAGATTTTGAGAAACTCGGGTGTGAGAAAGCTGTCTGCCTCAGAAATAGAAACCGTGTATCATAGCCTGATTGAAGAGAATAGAGTGGAGGAAGTTAAAGACCTTGATTTTATTGAGGATGTCTATCAGTATAAAACAAAGTAG
- the xerA gene encoding site-specific tyrosine recombinase/integron integrase, with protein MEELKLRKYSYRTAKKYRDIVIKFLKSGKTPREFLLSYSNKSRSTICSVYFALKFFYENVLNEKFDEKLPLAKSKHKLPVVLNRREVQKLFEVTTNIKHKVVLALLYYAGLRLSEVRNLKWQDIDFERGLIHIKQAKGEKERVIFLHKNLKDLLINYGIRKSELVLISERDRKYNKRTIQQIVKNAAKKAGIKKKVTPHTLRHSFATHLLETGADIRYIQQLLGHKSLRTTQIYTHVANKDIKKLANLL; from the coding sequence ATCGAGGAACTAAAGCTCAGGAAATACTCCTACAGAACTGCAAAGAAATACAGAGATATTGTAATTAAATTCTTAAAATCTGGTAAAACTCCAAGGGAATTCCTACTTTCTTATTCAAACAAAAGCAGATCAACCATATGTAGCGTTTACTTCGCTCTAAAATTCTTCTATGAAAATGTTCTCAATGAAAAATTCGATGAGAAATTGCCATTGGCAAAATCAAAACATAAATTACCTGTTGTTCTCAACAGAAGAGAGGTTCAAAAGCTTTTTGAAGTTACAACCAACATAAAACATAAAGTCGTCCTTGCTTTGCTTTACTACGCTGGCTTACGTTTGAGTGAGGTAAGAAACTTAAAATGGCAGGATATTGATTTTGAGAGAGGACTGATACACATCAAGCAGGCTAAGGGTGAGAAGGAGAGGGTGATTTTTCTCCATAAGAATTTGAAAGACCTTCTGATAAATTATGGAATAAGAAAATCTGAACTAGTTTTGATTTCTGAAAGAGATAGAAAATACAACAAAAGGACAATCCAGCAGATAGTTAAAAATGCAGCTAAAAAAGCAGGAATAAAAAAGAAAGTCACACCGCATACATTAAGACATAGCTTTGCTACACATTTACTGGAGACAGGAGCGGACATAAGATATATTCAGCAATTATTAGGACATAAAAGCCTGAGAACCACTCAAATCTATACGCATGTGGCTAATAAAGATATAAAGAAGCTTGCTAATTTGCTTTAA
- a CDS encoding radical SAM family protein, translated as MNRLRDSELPLFGRGFLLQRPDSIPLRVTEVSISTGSKGRPKVCQLFQPCRHYKYAEKDYKLIGSHPFPFPPIGLKELRENGVRNYAFISPIIPHLTDIEHLIEETKSFTDFYWFEFLNLKASGKEFREWLKQSYPESYEILSDKTKAEKYVKEVVNAIKKAEIFVKGICVHYPKLMVVK; from the coding sequence ATGAATCGGCTGAGAGATAGTGAACTACCCCTATTCGGAAGGGGCTTCCTGCTTCAACGACCAGACTCGATCCCCTTGCGGGTTACGGAGGTCTCGATCTCCACAGGCTCTAAGGGTCGTCCCAAGGTCTGCCAGCTCTTTCAGCCTTGCAGACATTATAAGTATGCAGAAAAAGATTATAAGCTTATTGGCTCTCATCCCTTCCCCTTCCCGCCGATAGGGTTAAAAGAACTTCGTGAAAACGGGGTTAGAAATTACGCATTTATTTCTCCGATAATTCCTCATTTAACTGATATAGAACATTTAATAGAAGAAACGAAAAGTTTCACAGATTTTTACTGGTTTGAGTTTCTGAATCTAAAGGCTTCTGGTAAGGAGTTTAGAGAATGGCTAAAGCAAAGTTATCCAGAAAGCTATGAAATACTTTCTGATAAAACCAAAGCTGAAAAGTATGTGAAAGAAGTGGTAAATGCCATAAAGAAGGCTGAAATTTTTGTTAAAGGTATTTGTGTTCATTATCCAAAGCTTATGGTGGTGAAATAA
- a CDS encoding 2TM domain-containing protein gives MAEEISLEDYKRAYREMKTEEARRGFLAHLAVYVLVNTILILVNLLYSPHVMWFFYPLLGWGIGITAHYLNGIRWIEGTLKEDEAKAEYRAREIWYRRVEGKINPRNVAKYSAQEQNTHTSGLSAGSGCWLYLQSST, from the coding sequence ATGGCAGAGGAAATCTCCCTCGAGGACTATAAAAGAGCATACAGGGAGATGAAGACAGAGGAGGCGAGAAGGGGCTTTTTAGCTCATCTCGCCGTGTATGTGCTGGTCAACACCATCCTGATACTCGTCAACCTCCTGTACTCCCCACACGTCATGTGGTTCTTCTACCCGCTCTTGGGCTGGGGGATAGGAATCACTGCACACTATCTAAATGGCATTCGCTGGATAGAGGGGACGCTCAAGGAGGATGAGGCAAAGGCGGAGTACAGGGCAAGGGAAATCTGGTATAGAAGGGTTGAAGGCAAAATCAATCCAAGAAACGTTGCGAAGTACTCAGCTCAGGAACAGAATACACATACATCTGGTTTGTCTGCTGGATCGGGTTGCTGGCTGTATCTTCAATCATCTACTTAA
- the fen gene encoding flap endonuclease-1 codes for MGVDLGALMKGREVELGELAHGRVAIDAFNALYQFLSIIRQRDGTPLLDSAGRITSHLSGLLYRTSNMMEVGIMPFYVFDGEPPALKRGTLERREHIRESAKRSWEEARERGEDGFVYAQASSRVDEQILDDAKRLLSLMGVPFVVAPSEGEAQAAHMTRKGDADYAGSQDYDTLVFGAPKVVRNLAITGRRKLPRRRVYVDVKPEVIELDAELERLGITREQLVDIAILVGTDYNPGIKGIGPKKAYGLVKKGKDIFSILDELGEHIEHAEEIRQFFLEPEVTDDYELVWSKPDSDGVIQFLCEERDFSQERVERALHKLEAALESQKQRSLDAWF; via the coding sequence ATGGGCGTTGATCTTGGTGCACTGATGAAGGGTAGGGAGGTGGAGCTCGGGGAGCTCGCCCACGGCAGGGTCGCGATAGATGCGTTCAACGCCCTGTACCAGTTCCTGAGCATCATAAGGCAACGGGACGGCACGCCCCTTCTGGACTCTGCTGGAAGAATCACCTCGCACCTCTCTGGGCTGCTGTACAGGACGAGCAACATGATGGAGGTCGGCATAATGCCGTTCTACGTGTTCGACGGCGAGCCCCCGGCGTTAAAGCGTGGCACGCTCGAGCGACGAGAGCACATCAGGGAGAGCGCAAAAAGGAGCTGGGAGGAGGCAAGGGAGAGGGGTGAGGATGGGTTCGTGTACGCACAGGCATCCTCCCGCGTGGACGAGCAGATACTCGACGACGCGAAGAGGCTGCTCTCTCTCATGGGGGTGCCCTTCGTGGTGGCACCATCCGAGGGCGAGGCGCAGGCAGCCCACATGACGCGAAAGGGGGACGCCGACTATGCTGGCTCCCAGGACTATGACACGCTGGTGTTTGGAGCACCGAAGGTGGTAAGAAATCTCGCCATCACTGGAAGGCGAAAGCTTCCGAGAAGGCGTGTGTACGTGGATGTGAAGCCAGAGGTGATAGAGCTCGATGCAGAGCTCGAGCGGCTGGGCATCACCAGAGAGCAGCTCGTGGACATCGCCATCCTCGTGGGCACTGACTACAACCCCGGCATAAAGGGGATAGGGCCCAAGAAGGCATACGGGCTCGTGAAAAAGGGAAAAGACATCTTCTCCATACTGGATGAGCTGGGAGAGCATATCGAGCACGCAGAGGAGATTAGGCAGTTCTTTCTCGAGCCCGAGGTGACGGATGACTACGAGCTCGTGTGGAGCAAGCCCGACAGTGATGGTGTGATACAGTTCTTGTGCGAGGAGAGGGACTTTTCACAGGAGAGGGTGGAGAGGGCTCTCCACAAGCTGGAGGCTGCGCTCGAGAGTCAAAAGCAGAGGAGTCTGGATGCGTGGTTCTGA
- a CDS encoding competence/damage-inducible protein A, which yields MRAYIISIGDELLCGDTVNTNAAWIARQLCSRGVEVRRIVVIPDEVDEIAGALRDADADIVIITGGLGPTHDDITRFGIAKGVGDTLVRNEEALEFMRKAYEVTEDMEQMAHLPSRSTPLLNPVGSAPGFFIEDGGRRIFVLPGVPAEMEAMFEYVLPHLRGDAPHIRWVVSKKPEAHIAPVMREALERFSPLKIGSYPRAGQVRIKLSSNDPDVVEEAKRWLESRV from the coding sequence ATGAGGGCATACATAATCAGCATAGGGGATGAGCTGCTCTGTGGCGATACCGTGAACACCAACGCCGCATGGATAGCGAGGCAGCTGTGCTCGAGGGGTGTGGAGGTCAGAAGGATTGTGGTGATTCCCGACGAGGTGGACGAGATTGCAGGGGCGCTGCGAGATGCCGACGCCGACATAGTGATTATCACAGGCGGGCTGGGACCCACCCACGACGACATCACGAGGTTTGGAATAGCGAAGGGTGTGGGCGATACGCTCGTGAGGAACGAGGAAGCGCTCGAGTTCATGAGAAAGGCGTACGAGGTGACCGAGGACATGGAGCAGATGGCGCATCTGCCCTCCCGCTCCACCCCTCTGCTCAACCCCGTGGGCTCGGCTCCCGGGTTCTTCATCGAGGATGGTGGGCGCAGGATATTCGTGCTTCCCGGCGTGCCCGCCGAGATGGAGGCGATGTTCGAGTATGTGCTTCCCCATCTTCGGGGCGATGCCCCACACATCAGGTGGGTGGTGAGCAAAAAGCCAGAGGCGCACATAGCCCCCGTGATGAGGGAAGCTCTCGAGAGGTTCTCGCCCCTGAAGATAGGCTCGTACCCCAGGGCAGGACAGGTGAGGATAAAGCTCTCATCGAATGACCCCGATGTGGTGGAAGAGGCAAAGAGATGGCTTGAGAGCAGGGTGTAG
- a CDS encoding glycosyltransferase family 4 protein, with product MGMVAPEFLPVWGGVGTHIVELVSHMPEDVELCVLTVRRTIPGTSEFMERDEVLASIGRPIELVELSDARDTFLYNASFQVSCARHIPRVVREHGIELLHTHFPHMSDLLLKLRGYPVPSITTVHTTIAGQVSGTRASGMGFFELEPSERFTLLLSPLLRVLERSYLARTRNIITVSRWLSRLLEQHYDMEGKRLEVIPNGVDADVYAPRSTERLVDTSDPIVLFTGRLVSAKGISVLIEAMEDVLKRTDAHFVFVGGGSPIPYIERMRKRGIPPSSYTFLGYLRTREEMVAAYNMADVYVAPTLYENLPIRILEAMACERAVVASNVCAIPEAIEHGINGLLVPPRNSKALAHALMRLLEDDSLRMRLGRRARQTVLERFSWHSIAMRTAALYEHVLESVR from the coding sequence GTGGGGATGGTTGCTCCAGAGTTCTTGCCCGTGTGGGGAGGGGTGGGCACCCACATCGTGGAGCTGGTATCCCACATGCCAGAGGACGTGGAGCTGTGCGTGCTCACCGTGAGACGCACCATACCCGGCACCTCGGAGTTCATGGAGAGGGACGAGGTGCTCGCCTCGATAGGGCGCCCAATCGAGCTGGTGGAGCTCTCCGATGCCAGGGACACGTTCCTGTACAACGCCTCGTTTCAGGTCTCGTGTGCAAGGCACATCCCGAGAGTGGTGCGAGAGCACGGCATAGAGCTGCTGCACACCCACTTTCCCCACATGTCCGACCTTCTTCTGAAGCTGCGTGGATACCCCGTGCCCTCCATCACCACGGTGCACACCACGATTGCCGGGCAGGTGTCGGGCACGAGGGCATCGGGCATGGGCTTTTTTGAGCTCGAGCCCTCCGAGCGGTTCACGCTGCTGCTCTCCCCCCTGCTTCGTGTGCTGGAGAGGAGCTATCTTGCACGCACCCGCAACATAATCACGGTGTCCAGATGGCTCTCTCGGCTGCTGGAGCAGCACTACGACATGGAAGGCAAGCGGCTCGAGGTGATACCCAATGGCGTGGACGCCGACGTGTATGCCCCCAGGAGCACAGAGAGGCTGGTGGACACGTCCGACCCCATCGTGCTGTTCACGGGAAGGCTGGTGAGTGCCAAGGGCATAAGCGTGCTCATCGAGGCGATGGAGGATGTGCTGAAGAGAACAGACGCCCACTTCGTGTTCGTTGGTGGTGGAAGCCCCATCCCCTACATCGAGCGTATGAGGAAGAGGGGCATACCGCCATCGAGCTACACATTTCTCGGCTACCTGAGGACGCGGGAGGAGATGGTGGCGGCATACAACATGGCGGACGTGTACGTTGCCCCCACGCTCTACGAGAACCTTCCCATCCGCATACTCGAGGCGATGGCGTGTGAGAGGGCGGTCGTTGCGAGCAACGTGTGTGCCATTCCCGAGGCAATCGAGCATGGCATAAACGGGCTGCTCGTCCCACCACGGAACTCCAAAGCGCTCGCACATGCCCTCATGAGGCTGCTGGAGGACGATTCCCTTCGCATGAGGCTTGGAAGAAGGGCGAGGCAGACCGTGCTCGAAAGGTTTTCATGGCACAGCATAGCCATGCGCACGGCAGCCCTGTATGAGCATGTGCTCGAGAGTGTGAGATGA
- a CDS encoding MFS transporter translates to MRMRMRMRTRTGVRLSLVQMLSNISIAAGMLLIPKLAEELGASYLEVGLIGSCYGIALFLSSYFFGWLSDVRGRTLVLRMGLLSCAITFALVPLASSPLSLALIRFLGGFCAGMYPAALIAYAYETTRSFGRFVSMSSLGWAAGTLLAGLIGVYLGIYLVASAFFLLSLALVYRLPPSNPQLATPRFPLALLLKNKEVYVGFVLRHLGANTIWAIFPLYLISLGASTLWIGLLYFANMFTQFVLLQFLDRLRSPLLFKLGLATSCATFLLYATARTYLDVLPMQLLLALSWSTLYLGSLENLSEHNPERGSATGILNSLVGVSNAVGPFVGGVLAQWWGFSSTMYFAALLTGCALVWVLPRRL, encoded by the coding sequence ATGAGGATGAGGATGAGGATGAGGACGAGGACAGGGGTCAGACTCTCACTCGTGCAGATGCTGAGCAACATCTCGATAGCAGCTGGCATGCTGCTCATCCCAAAGCTCGCAGAGGAGCTTGGGGCATCGTACCTCGAGGTGGGGCTCATAGGCTCGTGTTATGGCATCGCCCTCTTTCTGTCCTCCTACTTCTTTGGATGGCTCTCGGACGTCAGGGGCAGAACGCTGGTGCTCAGGATGGGGCTTCTCTCGTGCGCCATCACGTTCGCCCTTGTGCCCCTTGCGTCTTCTCCTCTTTCGCTCGCCCTCATACGCTTTCTCGGGGGCTTTTGTGCTGGAATGTACCCCGCTGCCCTGATAGCGTATGCCTACGAGACCACGAGGTCGTTCGGAAGGTTCGTGTCCATGTCCTCGCTGGGATGGGCGGCTGGAACCTTGCTCGCAGGGCTCATAGGGGTGTACCTCGGGATATACCTTGTGGCATCGGCATTCTTTCTGCTCTCGCTCGCTCTCGTGTACAGGCTCCCTCCGTCAAACCCGCAGCTTGCCACCCCGAGGTTCCCTCTGGCGCTCTTGCTGAAGAACAAGGAGGTGTACGTGGGCTTTGTGCTGCGGCACCTTGGCGCCAACACCATATGGGCGATATTTCCCCTCTATCTCATATCGCTCGGTGCGAGCACGCTGTGGATCGGGCTGCTCTACTTTGCCAACATGTTCACCCAGTTCGTGCTGCTGCAGTTTCTGGACAGGCTGAGAAGCCCGCTTCTGTTCAAGCTTGGTCTTGCGACATCGTGTGCAACCTTTCTGCTCTACGCCACAGCACGGACATACCTCGATGTGCTGCCCATGCAGCTGCTGCTCGCCCTCTCATGGAGCACGCTCTACCTTGGCTCGCTGGAGAATCTCTCAGAGCACAACCCCGAGAGGGGCTCTGCCACTGGCATCCTGAACTCCCTCGTGGGGGTGTCCAATGCTGTGGGACCCTTCGTGGGCGGTGTGCTCGCACAGTGGTGGGGATTTTCGAGCACGATGTACTTTGCAGCCCTGCTCACGGGGTGTGCGCTGGTGTGGGTGCTGCCAAGAAGGCTATGA
- a CDS encoding CDP-alcohol phosphatidyltransferase family protein codes for MKAVKEHVRRLMMPLATPFCGVSPNALTLVGLSLCTAAGALLALHRPVVAGVLILLGGFFDVMDGTVARQSSASTPFGGFLDSVSDRLGDGAILIGAMLGGYTALGALPDWFLGALALLLCLMVSYTRARAEALGLGMEGVGIGERAERMLALAVGAVLGLLSWAVALVVVLASITLVQRVLYAKRMLS; via the coding sequence GTGAAGGCTGTGAAAGAGCACGTGCGACGGCTGATGATGCCGCTCGCCACACCGTTCTGTGGGGTGAGTCCCAATGCACTCACCCTCGTGGGACTTTCTCTGTGCACTGCCGCTGGGGCGCTGCTCGCCCTGCATCGCCCAGTGGTAGCGGGAGTGCTCATACTGCTCGGCGGCTTTTTTGACGTGATGGACGGCACCGTGGCACGCCAGAGCAGTGCCAGCACGCCGTTCGGGGGGTTTCTGGACAGCGTGAGCGACAGGCTCGGTGATGGAGCGATACTCATCGGGGCGATGCTCGGGGGTTATACCGCTCTCGGAGCTTTGCCCGACTGGTTCTTGGGCGCGCTCGCCCTGCTCCTGTGCCTGATGGTATCCTATACGAGAGCTCGCGCCGAGGCGCTCGGGCTTGGCATGGAGGGTGTGGGCATCGGGGAGAGGGCTGAGAGGATGCTCGCCCTCGCGGTGGGGGCAGTTCTGGGGCTGCTGAGCTGGGCTGTGGCACTCGTGGTGGTGCTGGCGAGCATCACCCTCGTGCAGCGGGTGCTGTATGCGAAAAGAATGCTCTCATAG
- a CDS encoding type II/IV secretion system ATPase subunit, whose product MISEVQKIDFSYKPRGLKQGVVANFPFKPKKLEEEHTHTNIVSCGIYKLLPDRMKKEVERNLHLLEYIHILPLDKIGIPKFVPKLDRKKHSDMENPNLIYPADQQIYVHIYPNKNDVRNYYIPVEPILLTGVDELLRDVEIRLVDYVTDIDFDPEDNEEKIRILKDALREICVIVDGNDSGSFSFIEDNAGTLKLFSKVKKLSMLRNKSNGKNGKLYVTPQQFKALEYALIRDKVGLGVLEPYIRDKYIEDISCSGLGPIFIEHKIFKGLRSVIEFKEEETLNKFIIKLAERIGKPVTYKDPIVDATLPDGSRINIVYGNDISKNGSNFTIRKFNEIPFSVLQLIEFGSLDYMVAGYLWLLISEGMSGFICGETASGKTTLLNAITAFIRPEAKVVSIEDTPELQLPHKNWTREVTRGSTRGGTLGEGSGSDVTMFDLLKAALRQRPNYILVGEIRGVEGNIAFQAMQTGHPVMSTFHAGTVEKLIQRLTTEPISVPKTFIDNLNFVVIVSAVRRPDGKLVRRVLSVSEIVGYNPQNGSVSFIEVFQWDPVTDTHVFTGYGSSYLLEQKIATYLGIPPNKKKLIYDEVEKRAKILKKLHEQGIVDFYDFFKTIAKVEKKGLLGVKVPR is encoded by the coding sequence ATGATAAGTGAGGTGCAGAAAATCGATTTCAGTTACAAGCCAAGGGGGCTGAAGCAGGGAGTAGTAGCCAACTTCCCATTTAAACCAAAAAAGCTTGAGGAGGAACACACCCATACCAACATAGTGAGCTGCGGAATTTACAAGCTGCTTCCAGACAGGATGAAAAAGGAGGTAGAGAGAAACCTGCATCTCCTCGAATACATCCATATCCTCCCCCTCGACAAAATCGGCATTCCAAAGTTTGTCCCCAAACTTGACAGAAAAAAACATTCCGACATGGAAAATCCAAATTTGATATATCCCGCTGATCAGCAGATATACGTTCATATTTATCCTAACAAGAATGACGTCAGGAACTACTACATCCCTGTTGAACCCATATTACTTACAGGTGTGGATGAGCTGCTGAGGGACGTTGAAATAAGGCTTGTAGATTATGTAACAGACATAGATTTTGACCCAGAAGATAACGAGGAGAAGATAAGGATACTGAAGGACGCTCTCAGAGAGATATGTGTAATCGTCGATGGAAACGACAGTGGTAGTTTTAGCTTTATCGAAGATAACGCTGGGACACTCAAGCTTTTTTCAAAGGTTAAGAAATTAAGTATGTTAAGAAACAAATCCAATGGGAAAAATGGAAAGCTTTACGTTACTCCACAGCAGTTTAAAGCTCTTGAATACGCTTTGATTAGGGATAAAGTCGGTCTGGGGGTTCTTGAACCATATATCAGAGATAAATACATAGAAGATATTTCGTGCAGCGGTTTGGGGCCAATATTCATTGAACACAAGATTTTCAAAGGTTTGAGGAGTGTGATTGAGTTTAAAGAGGAGGAAACTCTCAACAAATTTATAATAAAGCTTGCCGAGAGAATAGGAAAGCCCGTAACCTACAAGGATCCAATTGTCGATGCGACGCTACCCGATGGATCGAGAATAAACATTGTTTACGGAAACGACATAAGTAAGAATGGGAGTAACTTTACCATCAGAAAGTTCAATGAAATACCATTCAGCGTTTTGCAGCTCATAGAGTTCGGCTCTCTCGACTACATGGTTGCTGGCTATTTGTGGTTGCTTATAAGCGAGGGCATGAGTGGATTTATATGTGGTGAGACAGCGAGTGGTAAGACAACACTGCTCAATGCAATTACAGCCTTCATTCGACCTGAAGCAAAGGTAGTATCCATAGAAGATACTCCAGAGCTTCAGCTTCCACATAAAAACTGGACGAGAGAGGTTACGAGGGGGAGCACAAGAGGGGGAACACTTGGCGAAGGAAGTGGTTCAGATGTTACAATGTTCGATTTGCTTAAAGCGGCATTGAGACAGAGGCCTAACTACATACTCGTTGGTGAGATCAGAGGCGTTGAAGGCAACATCGCATTCCAGGCTATGCAGACAGGACATCCGGTGATGTCCACCTTCCATGCTGGGACCGTAGAAAAGCTAATCCAGAGACTGACAACCGAGCCTATAAGCGTTCCCAAGACGTTCATCGATAACTTAAACTTTGTGGTTATCGTGAGTGCCGTGAGAAGGCCAGATGGTAAGCTTGTGAGAAGAGTGCTGAGCGTGAGCGAGATAGTCGGTTATAACCCGCAGAATGGCAGTGTCTCTTTCATAGAGGTCTTCCAGTGGGACCCGGTAACCGATACGCATGTCTTCACTGGCTACGGCAGCTCTTATCTGCTCGAGCAGAAGATTGCCACATACCTTGGCATCCCACCAAACAAAAAGAAATTGATCTATGATGAGGTGGAGAAAAGGGCGAAGATTCTCAAAAAACTGCACGAGCAGGGTATCGTTGACTTCTATGACTTCTTCAAGACCATTGCGAAGGTCGAGAAGAAGGGTTTGCTGGGTGTCAAAGTTCCGAGGTGA